The sequence below is a genomic window from Wyeomyia smithii strain HCP4-BCI-WySm-NY-G18 chromosome 1, ASM2978416v1, whole genome shotgun sequence.
ttgAAAAGCTTTCCACCGTCCATTTAATCCGTTAACTTGGTGCAAATTTATTGCTGGCAGTCATACGATTTGTGACGCAAAGCGTGTCGTTTATTTTGACAGTCGAGTAGGatcataaaaaagttatttaggCAGCCCACTCACCAGCCGCAGACGCGAAAAATCGGCGAAGCGCAAAGCGACTCGCACCCAGCTGTTgccttttttgaaattttaataccACCAGAGCGCGAAGTAAAGCTAGGGTGGCTCTAGTTACTTGGGATAAGTTGTCATAAcacctatgaactataaaaaCTGTGTCTGAACTGGAAATTTTGTTTCATGGGTGCATACTGTTTCTCAAGGCTTACCGTTAGGACCACTACTTTTATTTTAATTGTAACGATTATTGTGATTTAATATATGCTGGTTATACTGGAAAAATCGCTCGATGAGGATACATGTCAAACGCAGGAGCAGCTTACTTCGGTATAAGGAGTTATCCGCCAAACCGTTTCCAAGCGATTGCATGCTTTTTCAATGCCCATTGCATTATGTATCACGCACAATTTTGgtgcaaaattatttgaaaaataaacaactttttCAAATGCTTCACGTAGTTCCAAAACTTCAACAGCTAGTAAATAACCGAAACTATAGAAAAAAGTCCAACTTACCGACCACGGGTCCAACGATGAGTGAAAACAATCCCGAAAAGAGCAGCTGAATACCGGTGGCCCCCGGAAGCCTGTCCAGCGGCACATGTGACGGTATGGCCAACGCCATAAACACCGTCCGTAGTCCTTTGTTGAAACCAATCCAACAGGCGACGGCCAGCACGACGGGGTAGCTGTGGAAGTGAGCTAGAACTGGACACAAAATCTTTCAGTCACACGTAACTTTTTACCCGAATACGCTCTCCAACCTACCGATTCGTCCCAATGCCATATTGAGAACACCGAACAGAAAGAAAGTTCGATTATCCCAGCCGATCTTGCCGGCGATGAAGGGTATGAGGAAGCGACAGCAAATATCCATCGCTCCCAGCAGGGACATCGCCATAGCGATCTGTTGCTTGTCCAGCCCAAAGTCTCCCAGCACGAACGGGGTAAGCACCGAGAAGTTCAGCTCGGCAAAGTTGGCCAGCGTGATACCGACCATGATGTTAACGTAGACTAGATCTTGCAGTAGATCTAGATCGAAGAAAATTGCGATCTTCTGCAGAAACGTCAACTTGGTTGGTAGTTGTTCCAGTTCTGCGATTAGATTGGTTTTTTGGAGTAACTCTTGCCGTTCTTGCTCGCAGGTGCACTGCTCACCGGATTCGTGATCAACGATCTGTTCCAGCTTGCGGGACGCAAGCCTCAGGACTTCTTTCTCGCGGCTGAAGGTGTTCGATCGTCGTCGGTGCATGACGGCTCCCTCCCGAAAATGTTCCCGCTTCGCGGCTTCCCCTGCCGCAGCTAGGTTGATGTAGGAGGGTCGAGATGATGGCATCCGACTGGCGTTGTCGAGCGTTGCTCGAGATCCATACACGGAGAATAGTCCGTCGTTGGCTCGTGCCAGCATTGGGGTTCCCGGGTCGATGATCTCGTAACCGGTCACGTGGGCATCGTCCGCATTATACAGGTACTGACTGGAGAGAAGACTGCGATCCTTGCGCAGTGGATGGCCGGTAGACTGACAGAACTGACAAAGTGGTTCTGGTAAGGCTGTTTTGGGAGCTTCGGCGTCTGCCGGAGGAAGCGCTTTTGCGTGCCAGTGTACCGGCTGTAGCAGAAGCGAACACACAATCGCGTTCATTGCGATACCGGCGAAGATAAGTACGGTGCCATCGACGCCGTAACGAGGTAGCAAATAAGTAATAATGTGTGGAGCCACGATCGGACCTAGGGCTGTTGCGGTCCACGAGAAACCCGTTGCGTGGCGGCGTTTCTTCTTGAAGTACGTGTTCAGTGCTAGCGAGTTTGCGGACGCCGTTATACCGATACCAGCCCCTGCGAGAAGACAAAACCTTGCTCAGTTGGATCAGTTGAGTTACGTGAATCGGTAATTTACCGTAGAGGATCGAGAAAGTTAGCATGTAGGTTACGAAGGAGTCCGACACTGAGGTTAGCAGCAGACCCAGGGATACCAAGGAGGCTCCGCCGAATGCCACCTGACGGAAGGTGAACTTGCGGAACATTGGACCATTCATCAGACCTAGAATGACAGTTCTgaataatttttgtttgatgACATGATCTGTACATACCAACAATGGACATCAACGCAGCATTCGTGTTGATGAAAGACGTAATTTCGGAGGAACTGATCCCCAGATCGCTCATGCGATCGCGAAACAGCATCCCGAACTGCTGAAGCACAGGGAACGTACACAGCTAAAATAATATGATTATTAGGCTGTCAAAACACAATTACTAGTTTTAGTTACGTTAGAACAGCCAGCTGCTAGTACGATAACCCAACCCCAGCCGCCGTCCGGTGGGATGAAGTCCGTACCCAGTTTGGGATGCCGATGCTGTTCTTTATTGGACGGATTTGTTTTTGCCTGGCCATTCAACTCATCACTCGCGCGGGGCTTTTCCGCGCTCTCCGGCACGTGCTCGGATGACCTTAGCGGAAACGTCGCCATGCTGCTTCCGTAGTGTGATTTAATTGCCAGTGCAAGGGAATGTTTTTACTGCTTTTAATGATGCACTTTGCAACGTTTTCTGTACATGTTCTCCTGGGTACAGCAAACTGCGAAAGAGTATCAAAGATATTCAATTGGGTCATTGATAGGTGTTATCGGTGACTTCAATCGCGCATGTAACATGTTGTGACCACAGATCCGGATAAATACGTATTTGAAACCGTTATGACATCTGATAAGCATGATGTAATAAGTTCTGATTATTTACTTGCCGATATTTTCACCTTACCTCTAGGTCTAGGCGGAGTCTGCCGGGATCGCAAAACACCTTCCGTACCGTACTCCAGCTGACTGGTAACTGAGCACAGGAGGATTATTAAGTTAGTGGAAGCAattacaatattgcaataacaGTCAGTGGCAGCGGTAATGATAAAGCATTCACTCAGTACCGAATGGCAGCCGGCCGGCCgcggcgtcgtcgtcgtcgtcgtacgTCATACTGTTACTATCATTCGCATCTTTACCGTATTGCCGAGTCGATATGTTCGATGACCATTCAGCGGGGAGCACCCGTGGTGCAGCCATAAATACCTGACAACCGCTGCTCGGCTGCTGACGATGATGACAGTCATTATGGAAGGGCACTGCGGGGGAAGTAGGCTCTGTATACCTTATTGGCACGGCCGTCTGAAGGGGGGTCGTTTCTGGGGTACAAAATTCCTGCTGCTTTCAGGGATGGAAGAAGAAAAATCACTTCCTGTTAAAAATCCAAAAGATAGTAATGTACCAGGTAATATCTAAAACCTGGAATTGATAATGAAGTTGAGTTTTGAAGGTATTCTTCAGTTCTAAGCTTTCAGCctaatttgaaattattgtttttttttcagcgctCTTGGTTGTTTCTGAATGAGActttctttcttttttggctttttctgtaCCGTAGAAGCCTTATTCTGTGGTTCTAAGCCTGGTTAGGGTTCAGTTTATTATGTTCTAACATTTCAAAACGAGTTCCATCGATTTTAAACATAGTTCGGGTCTTACACTCTGTAAGATTGCATTGTAGGAAATTAATTCGTTCCATGAGctttattttcttttgaaagCATTTTGCAGCAATTCTAAGAGTTGTTATAGAGCGCTTTgtgtttgatttttattagaatttTCTGTAACGGCATTTACAAGCGGTTTTCAGTAATTCGATGCCCAATTTGATTCTTTTTTTAGTGAgtttttgagctcaatttaggatcttTACAAGTTTCTGactgttttatatttttcgaagCATTTCTAAGTGATTCTAGTCCCAATTTTGAACCAACATGATTTCATTATCTCTTCTGAAGATTAGAAACGTTATACAGATTCTTAGTTTTTGGACACaatttttgagtgtttttgtttctctttcaaCACATTATTCTTCACAAAATTTTAAGTTCAGtttttttacacttttcacttttatacACATTTTTACCGCTTCacactttcgaaaaaaaaaattgcacattCTTGACATACTTTTGCCAACACTTTTGACACATTTCTCTAATAACTTTTCGACAGATTTTTAGGTGATTTAGACAAATGTTCAACAAAGTTCCGATACGTTTTGGACAAAGTTTTACTACAAcacatttttgttacatttttaacatattttgcACATAAtactaaattgtttttttttttcactttttcgacacactggtgcttattacgggagtcacttcacggtgaaatatttttcacgctTCTTCACTTTTCGAGACATATCctcgattccacctcaagtgaagtGACAAAAATTACCTCTGTGAAGTGAGAttaacagtgaagtgaaattgagaataggacaagtgaaatgagattgtttcccagctcaaaaatttctaagtcccagaaagtcatttttttctgttttttcgataacaccagatcttgacactttctgaatttttaagaatttggcatcaaaaaaaaaaaatgttttcggtatcgaaaatttcatgagctagtgtgcatttttttcatcgggcaaaaagttgaaacttgtaccgctttgaggcacggatcaaattctgattcgtttcgttactgaagaataaatctaatatttaccattagatcacaaattaatcaatttaatgacTTATgtcatcttcgtggaatcatttcactgttcaaaatggtcgggaaataattccacgcaaaacttcgctttttccgttttcacttaTGGCACTCAtgataacccagatttcacagcagatgtcactttgcaaCGTTTTTCCCATTCACGTGAGTCCCATGATAGaactttattcacttcactctgatttcactgtgaagtgactcccgtaataagcaccattataCACGTCTTCTAACCCcttatttaagatttttttttgttattagttTGAAACATTTTGCTACGTTTTCTATCTTCTTCAGAATTGTTATCGGTAATTTCTTGACAAAATGAAAAACTCGAATCAAAGTCTTAAAATTTGTTAGATCTTTGCATCAAAATAATCCAAAAGCCAAAAGTTTTGCTGGCGGGATACAggattccataattcagccgcccactccgggtcagacgctgttgtacgccgttactaatatggggatacagccgcgtacgacccgccttcccagtcagcatacgaccatagtttccaccaggggttggttacccgatctccgctaaggttactcgtattctgGTCGGCActacgtggaggttgggataggagttgctggacagaggtgaatggccgcaTTAGGGTCTCAGGTTATCCATCTACTCAAGGTGGAAGCTTGCTATGAAACTGCTGGTAATAGGACACctgaaaaaatgttcaatagcaagagatggcgctttttcagtggtagtaaaatcaaaatttctcCGAGTATTTTGCTCATTGACCGAAAATACAGCTATCAAATGTCTTCTATACattttattctaactttctGATAATTACTTTCACTGAACGCAATCTATTTCTATCAAAACACAGGTTTTTCCTATATAACTCCATTGTGTCTTACTACCAATCGTCCATGAACCAGTGGTATTGATTTTGACAACGGCTTAAAATTAGGGCGAGAGCCGTGTGGTTAAAAGCGGATGCGCACAATACTCATTAAGGTGGTTCAAGGTTGCAAAAAGCAAGTTATCTCTTAGaaatcttcatacaaatttaaaatgcaatacgATAAGCGGAGTCACCAGTAATTgacttccgataagtttagGATTTTTTAGGGCTCAAATGGGAGCAATAAAATATTGTTCTGGCTCTTTGCTATCaagttttaaggtgaaacctcattgaatccaaaaatggccgacttcgagtcaccacttcgaattttcaaaagcacaagactcggaaatactcattgcgttccctaagaaaattctattttatgattgcttcaccacagcaaacataaaatagcattttcacagggaacgcatttactttttctgagtcttgtgctttcaaaaattcgaagtggtgactcaatgtcggccatttttggattcagtgaggtttcaccttaacatTCCCATCTCACGATGAACCGCTTTGATACTCTTAGCCAAGCAACGACATCTAGTTCTGGTgtgaatgaaaaaatcgatagtttcagCAATTTTTTAATAGATGGCAATACCCAAACAGTTGCGCTACCTggtgtgatttattagcaaaaattaGCGGCGGTGTCCCattacatcgctgcgaagacagagtgccaagtatgatgacagttctacaaggtatgctattcacgtcgatgcattagtattagtgatcgatatgaactttttccaattttgtatgaaatttgaaatgattttgcattttaaactaaacttataaaacatactttcctgaaaagttatagaaatgatgtcgaaacatgttttatttgtgaggaatacataaacatgctgcggtttaggtaaaatatgctgtttttcatcaatttgccggtaacctttttgcacttttcgtttttttttgtagtctaatagcgcttctaaatagagtcgcttatgtttcatacagtaacaaaaatcatgagctatgacaatgactaagattatgctccaactattataaatatagcatttttatatattttatttcgacatattgtcgcaatttttcacactaaatttaaattaatatcaatttctagtgtgtttcaactggagattcactctccaaccaaaaaaatctgatataaaacaacataaaacgagaaatttccaaaaatgttctgaattccatacaaaacgcgaaatttttcataacgagatttgtttgtgtgcgtggatagacaaaaatgtagcataccttgtagaactgtcatcatacttgggacaGAGTGTGCGTATGTGGTGGGCCAGCCTGTGCGTTCCGCTTGCATTCGtatcgccagcacacacactagcatgcgtcagttccacttttactcaaacgactgcgctgccaaaactgtcgctcaatctcaggcagagttcccagtgatatgatgtttttgattcaACTCTTATGTggttaaataaaacaatacgACATTTATTTGTTAGGGATTTTAGAACAGATCTTTCCCTTTCATTACTCAAATGGCTTCGATAATCTAACACACATACgaacacatacaaacacatacacacacacacacacatacacacgcacacacacaactaaaattttgaaaaactgatttatttctcttgaagaTACATTCATTCTGAACGACAAGAAAATTattgacgtagcttttttatgATGTCGGAATAAGAGCTTTTTTACGGCCTACacatcgacttttcgaatgcatttcttGATTCTACCAttcaactgtttgcagttccTTGCTCTTTAGTTGTTTTTGTACACTAAAGAACTtaaaatcccaaagaaatcttcgattgggtGACACTGAGATAGAAACTAAAAGATTTTCGCTTTTAAAAAAGGAGATTTCTGCACAATTTAGCTGGAACTGCACAATCTGCTTGCAGAATGCTTCATGTTTCGACACCATTTTGGACAAAAATGCTcgtataaacaaaacaaaaaacaacagtCGTAAAGAGGAGAAAAAGAGCTTGCACatacatactctcatttctctctgagcgaGTTCGTTTTGGagtaagaagaagaagaagatgtcTAATGTCCCCCGTtaaacagaagatcaagttcCGAACCGGAATGTTGCACCAAGGCTTAAAATTGAATTATATGTTATTGATTTTGTTACACTACCTGAAACATttatatgaacaaaaaaaacggaATCGTGCACCTTTATCCAAAGATGATTAGAACAAGATTCTTGACTTgagttttttcatacattttgcccacTAAACCTTTgcaacggttagtgctgccatctgatgacttgaaTTCGCATAAAACTATGATTattagcaaaaccgatttatcgttcATAATCCGcctaatgaaaatgaaaactagatggcaGCACCATATGCGGATATTAAAAATTAGATGGCCGCACCGTGAAAGGAATTGAAAATCAGTTGGCAGGACCATACAACAATATCGAGAATAAAGTGCTTTACCTTTCGCCACCGCGCCGTCATTATCAAATtaccagtatacaaattagttcgacttttgttcACGCGGATTCTGCAAGAGGCAGGAATcttgtactagtcatctttgcttTATCGCAATTATTTATATCAGCCCTGATCAGTACATTTCAAAAAATGTGTACGTAAATATTGTTCCTTAGTCAACAtgcataaattacgtaacgcagtaAACCCAATTTTTTtaccccctctcccccctatTGTAATAAAACGTATCGTCACCACCTACCCCTCCATAAAAATTACCTAACGCAGTAGGGAAATTTGCTCAATACAACTGTtcgtttttggagtaaaaattTAGCctttccagagatttttcgttacgtaacgctgatcttacctccttTCCTCCCCTACACTCAAGGGTACCCCACTCGCCTCTATGAgctttacgtaatttatggatgccgccttataCACTCATTATACATTAGTTGAtcttgttga
It includes:
- the LOC129718974 gene encoding uncharacterized protein LOC129718974; amino-acid sequence: MATFPLRSSEHVPESAEKPRASDELNGQAKTNPSNKEQHRHPKLGTDFIPPDGGWGWVIVLAAGCSNLCTFPVLQQFGMLFRDRMSDLGISSSEITSFINTNAALMSIVGLMNGPMFRKFTFRQVAFGGASLVSLGLLLTSVSDSFVTYMLTFSILYGAGIGITASANSLALNTYFKKKRRHATGFSWTATALGPIVAPHIITYLLPRYGVDGTVLIFAGIAMNAIVCSLLLQPVHWHAKALPPADAEAPKTALPEPLCQFCQSTGHPLRKDRSLLSSQYLYNADDAHVTGYEIIDPGTPMLARANDGLFSVYGSRATLDNASRMPSSRPSYINLAAAGEAAKREHFREGAVMHRRRSNTFSREKEVLRLASRKLEQIVDHESGEQCTCEQERQELLQKTNLIAELEQLPTKLTFLQKIAIFFDLDLLQDLVYVNIMVGITLANFAELNFSVLTPFVLGDFGLDKQQIAMAMSLLGAMDICCRFLIPFIAGKIGWDNRTFFLFGVLNMALGRIVLAHFHSYPVVLAVACWIGFNKGLRTVFMALAIPSHVPLDRLPGATGIQLLFSGLFSLIVGPVVGFIRDQTNYTVTLHCLNIATYVTALCWGLEMFILTPRQPTAVIK